One Drosophila kikkawai strain 14028-0561.14 chromosome 3L, DkikHiC1v2, whole genome shotgun sequence genomic window carries:
- the Acat2 gene encoding acetyl-CoA acetyltransferase — translation MSDVYIVSAARTPIGSFNGTLSKLKASDLGSVVIQEVLRRANVEGQQVSEVILGQALSAGQGQNPARQASLKAGLPIQVPAYGINMLCGSGLKTVALGYQAIRSGDAKIVVAGGQESMSMSPHVMHLRQGVKMGPGTLVDTMIHDGLTDAMENIHMGITAENLAEQYQISREAQDAYAVQSQNRAEEAQKNGYFDKEIVPVEIKDRKGTQIFNKDEYIKAGSTVEGIQKLRAAFKDGGSITAGNASGVNDSAAAVLLMSGEEVTKQGLKPLAKIVGWTQSGIEPKVMGLGPVTAVEALLIKIGWKREEVDLYELNEAFAAQSLAVLHDLKLDASKVNVNGGAIALGHPIGASGARVLVTLLYALQRTGGSKGIASLCIGGGMGIALAVERLN, via the exons ATGTCTGACGTGTACATTGTGTCCGCAGCCCGCACCCCCATAG GTAGCTTCAATGGAACGCTTTCCAAACTGAAGGCCTCCGATCTGGGCAGTGTGGTTATCCAGGAGGTGCTCCGCAGGGCCAATGTGGAGGGCCAGCAGGTCAGCGAGGTGATCCTGGGCCAG GCGCTCAGTGCGGGCCAGGGTCAGAATCCGGCACGGCAGGCCTCACTCAAGGCGGGTCTGCCCATCCAGGTGCCGGCCTACGGCATCAATATGCTTTGCGGATCGGGTTTGAA AACTGTTGCCCTGGGCTATCAGGCCATCCGCTCGGGCGATGCCAAGATCGTAGTGGCGGGCGGACAAGAGAGCATGTCCATGTCTCCACATGTCATGCACCTGCGGCAGGGCGTTAAAATGGGTCCCGGCACACTGGTGGACACCATGATCCACGACGGTCTCACCGATGCCATGGAAAACATACACATGGGCATCACTGCCGAGAATCTGGCGGAGCAGTACCAGATCAGTCGGGAGGCTCAGGATGCCTATGCCGTGCAGTCACAAAATCGTGCGGAGGAGGCCCAGAAAAATGGCTACTTCGATAAGGAGATTGTCCCCGTGGAGATCAAGGATCGCAAAGGCACGCAGATCTTCAACAAAGATGAGTACATTAAGGCGGGCAGCACTGTCGAGGGCATCCAGAAGCTACGGGCGGCCTTCAAAGAT gGCGGTTCCATAACCGCCGGCAATGCCTCCGGTGTCAATGATTCCGCTGCCGCTGTGCTGCTCATGTCGGGCGAAGAGGTCACCAAGCAGGGTCTCAAGCCGCTGGCCAAGATCGTGGGCTGGACGCAGAGTGGCATTGAACCGAAGGTGATGGGCCTGGGACCTGTCACAGCCGTAGAAGCTTTG CTCATCAAAATAGGCTGGAAGCGCGAGGAAGTAGATCTTTACGAGCTCAACGAAGCCTTCGCGGCCCAATCCCTGGCTGTGCTGCACGACCTCAAGCTGGATGCCAGCAAGGTCAATGTGAATGGCGGTGCCATTGCCTTGGGCCATCCCATTGGTGCATCCGGAGCCCGTGTCCTGGTCACGCTTTTATACGCCCTACAGCGTACCGGTGGAAGCAAGGGTATAGCCTCCCTGTGCATTGGCGGCGGCATGGGCATCGCCCTGGCCGTAGAGCGCCTCAACTAA
- the Nt5a gene encoding 5'-nucleotidase domain-containing protein 1: protein MLALGRTASLGASTAAVSFALAVPSISASASTPALRLATSTKTNVHKQRRTDVSHQLCNVQKLAQNSMSLRLGRAAPAAVGTGTREQQQTRRHFHHSAVSDSRYSASTIMTSYCKELTLNDYDIVGFDLDGTLLRYNLREMSALIYRVLKQFLVEQKGYKKELLDLPLDVDFLQKGLFLDGPRGNVLKLSNEAQILRAAHGTRLLSDAEILEIYGPERKWDVTSAFHKDPLSTWNGAASTQMRSLLDYFDMPSALVFAQAVDQVDRERKPSPGEEYQVWQDVQAGLMNIYSREHFANDKSSYFKSMRAEPERFILRTDPRVLKWLEELRQAGKKLFLLTGSNVDFANLTATQALGENWRQHFDFVVTYAKKPGFFTSQRPFMQVDVQKLEELPTEAAEIRAGEVYSQGNWHQLHAAMAQLLHKEPTEAKALYFGDNIVQDVYTPVKHRDFDAVAIAEELLLEDGKYPYAAELDSQQWGSYFALDCTPTLWSSFITTYAQLCVPSVEQVAQTSPEKRIICTNPYGFSPRLPKELETLHLNSCYR, encoded by the coding sequence ATGCTGGCCCTGGGCAGAACGGCTTCCTTGGGCGCGTCTACCGCCGCTGTCTCCTTTGCCTTGGCCGTTCCGTCCATCAGTGCCTCCGCCTCCACCCCCGCCCTGCGCCTTGCCacatcaacaaaaacaaacgtACACAAACAAAGGCGAACAGATGTTTCGCACCAGTTATGTAATGTTCAAAAATTGGCGCAAAATTCAATGTCGCTGCGACTCGGCAGAGCAGCGCCGGCAGCTGTGGGCACAGGAACAcgtgagcagcagcagacccGCAGACACTTCCACCATTCGGCCGTGAGCGATTCGAGATACTCCGCCAGCACCATTATGACTTCCTACTGCAAGGAGCTGACCCTGAATGACTACGATATCGTGGGTTTCGACCTGGATGGCACCCTGCTGCGCTATAATTTGCGCGAGATGTCTGCCTTGATTTATCGAGTGCTCAAGCAGTTCCTGGTGGAGCAGAAGGGTTACAAGAAGGAACTGCTCGACCTGCCGCTAGATGTGGACTTCCTGCAGAAGGGTTTGTTCCTGGACGGGCCGCGCGGCAATGTCCTAAAGCTGAGCAACGAGGCACAGATCCTGCGAGCGGCCCACGGCACTCGGCTGCTGAGCGACGCGGAAATACTTGAGATCTACGGGCCAGAGCGCAAGTGGGACGTCACCAGTGCCTTCCACAAGGATCCGCTGTCCACGTGGAATGGCGCTGCCTCGACGCAAATGCGCTCCTTGCTGGATTACTTTGATATGCCCAGTGCTTTGGTCTTCGCCCAAGCCGTGGATCAAGTGGACAGGGAGAGGAAGCCATCGCCCGGCGAGGAGTACCAAGTCTGGCAGGATGTGCAGGCCGGCTTAATGAACATCTACAGCCGGGAGCACTTTGCAAACGATAAGAGCTCGTACTTTAAGAGCATGCGAGCAGAGCCCGAGAGATTCATTCTCCGCACGGACCCCAGGGTGCTAAAGTGGCTGGAGGAGCTGCGGCAAGCGGGCAAGAAGCTCTTTCTGCTCACCGGCTCCAATGTGGACTTTGCCAATCTGACGGCCACGCAGGCTCTGGGCGAGAATTGGCGGCAGCACTTTGACTTCGTGGTGACGTACGCCAAGAAGCCGGGCTTTTTTACCAGTCAGAGACCCTTCATGCAGGTGGATGTGCAGAAACTGGAGGAACTGCCCACGGAGGCGGCGGAAATAAGGGCGGGCGAGGTCTACTCCCAAGGCAACTGGCATCAGTTGCACGCAGCTATGGCCCAGCTGCTCCACAAGGAGCCAACTGAAGCCAAGGCGCTCTACTTTGGCGATAACATCGTGCAGGATGTTTATACGCCGGTCAAACATCGCGACTTCGATGCCGTGGCCATTGCCGAGGAGTTGCTCCTGGAGGACGGTAAGTATCCCTATGCCGCCGAGCTGGACTCCCAGCAATGGGGCTCGTACTTTGCCCTGGACTGCACGCCGACCCTTTGGTCCAGCTTCATTACCACCTATGCCCAGTTGTGTGTGCCCTCGGTGGAGCAGGTGGCCCAGACATCGCCGGAGAAGAGAATCATCTGCACCAATCCGTACGGTTTCAGTCCGCGGCTGCCCAAGGAGCTAGAGACGCTGCATCTGAACAGCTGCTATCGGTAA
- the LOC108080655 gene encoding uncharacterized protein: MDTSDAVNTCAEERCREQLHCSLSSVDLESESDLSLAFEREEASPVGSCDELPAFEIRAFSPQGRTPSPIDDLNLSDIETPKQQLLSRTQELETRQNNPEYVALHEINAQISPPSDADDSGATLSRSNSLETIFEGVFLNTPPREKGTNGSPNSSSSRYTPKRSRSNLMELMAIGNRLHSGKENQSPGSGRVTSLQDPT, encoded by the coding sequence ATGGACACTTCGGATGCTGTAAATACGTGCGCGGAGGAGCGCTGCAGAGAGCAGCTGCATTGTTCCCTCTCCTCCGTGGACCTTGAGAGCGAAAGCGACCTTTCGCTGGCCTTCGAGCGCGAGGAAGCGTCCCCCGTGGGCAGCTGCGACGAGCTGCCGGCCTTCGAAATCCGCGCCTTCTCCCCGCAAGGACGCACCCCGTCGCCGATCGACGACCTCAACCTCTCGGACATCGAGACGCCGAAGCAACAGCTCCTATCCCGTACCCAGGAGTTGGAGACACGCCAGAACAATCCCGAGTACGTGGCCCTGCATGAGATCAACGCCCAGATTAGCCCGCCCAGCGACGCCGACGACTCTGGGGCCACACTGAGCCGCAGCAACAGTCTAGAGACCATCTTCGAAGGCGTCTTTCTGAACACCCCTCCGCGCGAGAAGGGCACCAATGGCAGCCCGAACTCCAGCTCTTCGCGCTACACGCCCAAGCGCAGTCGGTCCAATCTCATGGAACTGATGGCTATCGGTAATCGCCTGCACAGCGGCAAGGAGAACCAATCACCGGGGTCCGGGCGAGTGACCAGCTTGCAGGACCCCACCTAG
- the LOC108080674 gene encoding uncharacterized protein gives MSAVPKSAEPSELALLVGNASNNKNNNNTSSNNNNRSRSTSQGNNNTPRKYIAPGAASSIRMCPASNSGRPSHNNNNNNSKQLNGICQQAQAGHKLMVIMRGPPGSGKSTLAESLLRQSRLLERHGVQDFVLSTDDYFKTRHGYEFNPTLLPAAHEWNQQRVREKAARGWSPIFVDNTNTMVWEMQPYVQVAVKYGYVLELLEPQTSWCKSASKLAQKNIHQVPRENIQRMLERYERTTAADLIRLMKETKYTVTLPQLRQYPPLPAVPVVNNFDQKEPTDALVPLHTKLNANAQTWVPYEQGAPSYWSQTAELPQSAGSTSTNPASEKSLIDLLRDDCKVEDGAEEVNPKTEACESKPLQRRHCLDCPNEPEGFAQLRQMYPNKQMTGLWDLFINCKSDLDWAVDILIKEDELNAEAGSEQFGSEVVLSPDESLQFQCDCANPGSPAAVTPRSSSPFTAAAKPVPKPQRQARNKRTSGPTNKELQLQIENCFVLGDEQYSEHTRKVRDIRNGILDQPAVPQATEEAGAEQEDPEEEVDPEDNTLLEMDLGSMFIERLRAEFDTDDEVMPLEQELPVATKIFMPRQLAKQLYMLWKEAVYNLQEEQRQQTLRDDEQFARLLKHPEYAECIESPSNVGELLDMELAWSIYNSEQLAAKQAAELAARKQPPNDIATHLTKMKLCETFPEIPNDTVLETFMATGSNYSRTVEVLGGNVQSSLSGAELYEQALREGEKLSAQVALEEQKQQQKRLQQGSSGQRSSSQSSAGRSPLLHEEAKCAALRDFEETRNLAAHHSQLKAECYLKAKQAVQRGNGNVALYYSEIANLHKQKIDAFNQRAANCIMEVHRHTQNNPDLLDLHYLHTVEAISCLDLFLDRHITVLRNCTRVYKHVFIITGRGLHSANGVSTIKNRVKSRLVERRLRWQEVNPGLLRVKVFSASRHSKNF, from the exons ATGTCGGCGGTGCCCAAATCTGCTGAGCCATCGGAGTTGGCGCTCTTGGTGGGCaatgccagcaacaacaaaaataacaataacactagtagcaacaacaacaaccgcagcaGATCGACCAGCCAGGGCAACAATAACACTCCAAGAAAGTATATCGCTCCCGGAGCAGCGAGCTCGATCAGAATGTGCCCCGCCAGCAATTCGGGCAGACCCTCgcacaataacaacaacaacaacagcaaacaacTAAATGGGATCTGCCAGCAGGCCCAGGCGGGCCACAAGCTTATGGTCATCATGCGTGGTCCTCCGGGCAGCGGAAAATCCACACTGGCCGAATCCCTGCTGCGCCAGAGCCGGCTGCTGGAGCGACACGGCGTGCAGGATTTTGTTCTTAGCACCGACGACTACTTTAAAACGCGGCACGGTTATGAGTTCAATCCCACCCTGCTGCCCGCTGCACACGAGTGGAACCAGCAGCGGGTGCGCGAGAAGGCCGCCCGCGGCTGGAGCCCTATCTTTGTGGACAACACCAACACAATGGTGTGGGAGATGCAGCCATATGTCCAGGTAGCCGTGAAGTACGGCTACGTGCTGGAGCTACTCGAGCCCCAGACCAGCTGGTGCAAGTCGGCCAGCAAGCTGGCGCAAAAGAATATCCACCAGGTGCCCAGGGAGAATATCCAACGAATGTTGGAGCGATACGAGCGCACCACCGCAGCCGATTTGATCCGG CTCATGAAGGAGACAAAATACACGGTGACATTGCCGCAGCTGCGACAATATCCTCCCTTGCCCGCCGTTCCCGTGGTTAATAATTTCGATCAAAAGGAACCAACGGATGCTTTAGTTCCACTTCATACCAAGCTGAATGCAAACGCACAGACCTGGGTGCCCTACGAGCAGGGAGCACCCTCGTACTGGTCCCAGACAGCAGAATTACCACAGTCAGCAGGCTCTACCTCGACCAATCCAGCGTCAGAGAAATCTCTGATTGACCTTCTGCGCGATGACTGCAAAGTGGAGGATGGGGCGGAGGAGGTGAATCCAAAAACAGAAGCTTGTGAATCGAAACCCTTACAGCGGCGTCACTGCCTTGATTGCCCCAACGAGCCGGAGGGATTTGCCCAGCTGCGCCAGATGTACCCCAACAAGCAGATGACGGGCCTCTGGGACCTGTTCATCAATTGCAAGTCCGACCTGGACTGGGCCGTGGATATATTAATCAAGGAGGACGAGCTGAATGCCGAGGCGGGATCGGAGCAGTTCGGCTCAGAGGTTGTTCTAAGTCCAGATGAGTCTTTGCAATTCCAATGCGACTGCGCCAATCCGGGATCTCCTGCAGCCGTCACTCCTCGTTCCTCATCGCCGTTTACGGCAGCAGCCAAGCCAGTGCCAAAGCCGCAGCGCCAGGCACGCAACAAACGCACCTCAGGGCCCACCAACAaggagttgcagttgcagatCGAGAACTGTTTTGTGCTAG gCGACGAACAATACTCGGAGCATACGCGTAAAGTCCGCGACATTCGCAATGGGATTCTAGACCAGCCCGCTGTTCCACAAGCAACTGAGGAGGCGGGGGCGGAGCAGGAGGAtccggaggaggaggtggaccCTGAAGACAATACTCTGCTGGAAATGGACCTGGGTAGCATGTTCATTGAGCGTCTGCGCGCTGAGTTCGACACTGACGACGAGGTCATGCCGCTGGAGCAAGAACTGCCCGTCGCCACCAAGATCTTTATGCCGCGCCAGCTGGCCAAGCAGCTGTATATGCTGTGGAAGGAGGCCGTTTACAATTTGCAAGaggagcagcgccagcagACGCTGCGCGACGACGAACAGTTTGCTCGCCTGCTAAAGCATCCGGAATACGCCGAGTGCATTGAGTCGCCGAGCAATGTCGGCGAGCTGCTTGACATGGAGCTGGCCTGGAGCATCTACAACAGCGAGCAGCTGGCCGCCAAGCAGGCGGCTGAGTTAGCCGCTCGCAAGCAGCCGCCCAACGACATTGCCACCCATCTGACCAAGATGAAGCTGTGCGAGACGTTCCCCGAGATACCCAACGATACTGTGCTGGAGACCTTCATGGCAACGGGTAGCAACTACAGTCGAACGGTGGAGGTGCTTGGCGGCAACGTGCAGAGCTCACTTAGCGGGGCGGAGCTCTACGAGCAAGCGCTTCGAGAGGGCGAAAAG CTAAGTGCACAGGTGGCTCTGGAagagcagaagcagcaacagAAACGATTACAACAGGGCTCCTCCGGGCAGCGCTCCAGCTCTCAGTCCTCAGCCGGCCGGTCACCGCTGCTCCACGAGGAGGCCAAGTGTGCGGCTCTGCGTGACTTTGAGGAGACCCGCAACCTGGCGGCCCACCACTCCCAGCTAAAGGCCGAATGTTACTTAAAGGCGAAACAGGCGGTGCAACGGGGCAATGGCAACGTGGCGCTGTATTACTCCGAGATAGCGAATCTGCACAAGCAGAAGATCGACGCCTTCAACCAGCGGGCGGCCAACTGCATCATGGAGGTGCACCGGCACACGCAAAATAACCCGGATCTGCTTGACCTGCACTACCTGCACACGGTGGAGGCCATTAGCTGCCTGGACCTGTTCCTCGATCGCCACATAACCGTGCTGCGCAACTGCACGCGCGTCTACAAGCATGTCTTCATTATCACGGGCCGGGGTCTGCACAGCGCCAACGGTGTGTCCACCATCAAGAACCGCGTCAAATCCAGGCTGGTCGAGCGACGCTTGCG CTGGCAGGAGGTCAATCCGGGATTGTTGCGCGTGAAAGTCTTCTCGGCTTCGCGCCACTCCAAGAACTTCTGA
- the LOC108080603 gene encoding dnaJ protein homolog 1-like, which translates to MGKDYYKILGIERNASSEEVKKGYRRMALRYHPDKNNHPQAEDKFKEVAAAYEILSDKEKRAIYDKYGEEDLKFGERPVPFAQPTSDMLLFMVAIGGVALFAFGAYKAFQHFTGKKETSSSNDGSSSDEGRSQPKISKGKRKKNEGSSTFQMAPKMPKGCQQNRKGSCAHVPASD; encoded by the coding sequence ATGGGCAAAGATTACTACAAAATTCTGGGCATCGAACGGAATGCATCCAGTGAAGAAGTGAAAAAAGGTTACAGGCGGATGGCGCTGCGCTACCATCCGGACAAGAATAACCATCCACAGGCGGAGGATAAGTTCAAGGAGGTGGCGGCAGCGTACGAGATCCTGTCCGACAAAGAGAAGCGAGCGATCTATGATAAGTACGGTGAGGAGGACCTTAAGTTCGGTGAGAGGCCGGTTCCCTTCGCTCAACCCACGTCCGATATGCTGCTGTTCATGGTTGCCATTGGCGGAGTCGCTCTATTCGCCTTTGGCGCCTATAAAGCATTCCAGCACTTCACAGGCAAAAAAGAGACGTCGTCCAGCAACGATGGCTCGTCCTCGGACGAAGGCCGTAGCCAGCCCAAAATCTCAAAGGgcaaacgcaaaaaaaatgaAGGGAGCTCAACATTTCAAATGGCGCCAAAAATGCCAAAAGGGTGCCAACAGAACCGGAAAGGTAGCTGCGCGCACGTCCCTGCCTCGGACTAA
- the LOC108080660 gene encoding uncharacterized protein codes for MGKDYYKILGIERNASSEEVKKGYLRMARRYHPDKNNHPQAEDKFKEVGAAYENLSDELKRAIYDQSDEDGLRFRDKGVLFAQPTYKTFTRKKNTWANNNGSTYDASRGSGRGRFCKSTFFFTGIGIGIGIVVVAGYLTYKRFRSGKLEEIAKAASELTASDAAPNLSAYDAFRGSGQGTFFKSTFFFTGIGIGIVVAGYLMYKSCRSGNLEEIAKAASELTASDAAPNLSASTVGKISQATMEKTMAIVNWAFKWKDAASSLGSQLASTANTVGKISQAAMEKTINKASELKASDAASALGSQLASTANTVGKISQAAMEKTINKASELKASDAASALGSQLASSASTVGKIGQATMEKTMAIVNWAFKWKDSDAASSLGSQLASSASTVGKIGRATMEKTINKASELKSSDAASALGSQLASSASTVASASKDVLSKVTKWFQN; via the exons ATGGGCAAAGATTACTACAAAATTCTGGGCATCGAACGGAATGCATCCAGCGAAGAGGTGAAGAAGGGCTACCTGCGGATGGCGCGGCGCTATCACCCGGACAAGAATAACCATCCACAGGCGGAGGATAAGTTCAAGGAGGTGGGGGCAGCGTACGAGAACCTGTCCGACGAGCTAAAGCGCGCGATCTACGACCAGTCCGATGAGGATGGTCTAAGGTTCCGTGACAAGGGTGTGCTCTTCGCCCAGCCCACCTATAAGACATTTACACGGAAAAAGAACACGTGGGCCAACAACAATGGCTCAACATATGATGCATCCag AGGTTCAGGCCGTGGAAGATTTTGTAAAAGCACATTTTTCTTTACCGGCATcggcattggcattggcattgttgttgttgctggatATCTAACGTACAAACGTTTCCGAAGCGGAAAATTAGAAGAAATAGCCAAGGCAGCTTCTGAATTGACGGCTTCCGACGCTGCACCCAATTTATCAGCATATGATGCATTCag AGGTTCAGGCCAaggaacattttttaaaagcacatttttctttaccggcatcggcatcggcattgttgttgctggatATCTTATGTACAAAAGTTGCCGAAGCGGAAACTTAGAAGAAATAGCCAAGGCAGCTTCTGAATTGACGGCTTCAGACGCTGCACCCAATTTATCAGCTAGTACTGTGGGAAAAATAAGTCAAGCTACAATGGAAAAAACTATGGCTATCGTAAACTGGGCTTTTAAATGGAAGGATGCCGCATCCTCTTTAGGATCTCAACTAGCTTCGACAGCAAATACTGTGGGAAAAATAAGTCAAGCTGCAAtggaaaaaactataaataaggCTTCTGAATTAAAGGCTTCTGATGCTGCATCCGCTTTAGGATCTCAACTAGCTTCGACAGCAAATACTGTGGGAAAAATAAGTCAAGCTGCAAtggaaaaaactataaataaggCTTCTGAATTAAAGGCTTCTGATGCTGCATCCGCTTTAGGATCTCAACTTGCTTCGTCAGCTAGTACTGTGGGAAAAATAGGTCAAGCTACAATGGAAAAAACTATGGCTATTGTAAACTGGGCTTTTAAATGGAAGGATTCCGATGCCGCATCCTCTTTAGGATCTCAACTTGCTTCGTCAGCTAGTACTGTGGGAAAAATAGGTCGAGCTACAATggaaaaaactattaataagGCTTCTGAATTGAAGTCTTCCGATGCTGCATCCGCTTTAGGATCTCAACTAGCTTCGTCAGCTAGTACTGTTGCCAGTGCATCCAAGGATGTCTTGTCGAAAGTGACAAAGTGGTTCCAGAATTAA
- the LOC108080662 gene encoding uncharacterized protein gives MYKPFGCLDFYSVLGVDRDASVEEIKEAFRQLALRYHPDKSRSRATEEKFKIILHAYNVLTDEYQRYNHDNDLRRRQDRNFNRTHPRQEETDHRQEPSLSQRFWRWLIPDCIFVVFSQLRLWLTTYCQLGFIFAKSGYRKCCQRATVLLIKLGPKVKECAVGLGGTAAVLVKWSLCAFIKLFWWNIKQLMAELFWAFVRAPGSPIQKLIFVGFAWQIAILGHDMGAWPWVGWLMLMIIHFSLIFVMFGVKSIIFILLNTIPSPSLL, from the coding sequence ATGTACAAGCCGTTTGGGTGCCTCGATTTCTACAGCGTTTTGGGTGTGGATAGAGACGCCTCGGTGGAGGAAATCAAGGAGGCCTTTCGTCAGCTGGCCTTGCGCTATCATCCCGACAAGAGCAGATCTCGCGCTACGGAAGAAAAGTTCAAGATAATTCTACACGCCTACAATGTGCTGACGGACGAATATCAGAGATATAATCACGACAATGATCTAAGGCGGAGGCAGGATCGAAACTTCAACAGAACCCATCCGCGCCAGGAGGAGACGGATCATAGACAGGAACCAAGTCTCAGCCAGAGATTTTGGAGGTGGCTGATTCCGGACTGCATTTTTGTGGTATTTAGCCAGTTGAGGCTGTGGCTTACGACATACTGCCAGTTGGGATTCATCTTTGCGAAGTCTGGCTACAGAAAATGCTGCCAGCGGGCAACGGTGCTCCTCATCAAGCTAGGGCCAAAAGTTAAGGAATGTGCTGTCGGTTTGGGAGGGACAGCAGCAGTACTGGTCAAGTGGTCTCTATGTGCCTTTATCAAATTGTTTTGGTGGAATATTAAGCAGTTGATGGCAGAGCTGTTCTGGGCCTTCGTAAGGGCACCTGGCAGCCCCATCCAAAAGCTCATATTTGTGGGCTTCGCCTGGCAGATCGCAATTCTAGGTCACGACATGGGGGCTTGGCCTTGGGTAGGTTGGCTAATGCTAATGATAATACATTTCTCGTTGATTTTCGTTATGTTTGGGGTAAAAAGTATTATATTCATACTCTTAAACACAATTCCAAGTCCatcattattataa
- the LOC108080661 gene encoding chaperone protein DnaJ-like — protein MGNTESKQDHYEVLGVHPNATETRITKAFRSAALKWHPGKKTPGNIDHAYRTLSNRTKRTEYDASRGSGRGTFFKSTFFFTGIGIGIGIVAVAGYLTYKRCRSGNLEEIAKAASELKGKISQATMEKTMAILNWAFKWKDSDAASALGSQLASTASTVGKISQAVMEKTINKASELKASDAASALGSQLASTASTVGKISQAAMEKTINKASELKASDAASSLGSQLASSASTVASASNDVLSKVTKWFQN, from the exons ATGGGCAACACAGAGTCTAAGCAAGATCACTACGAAGTGCTGGGTGTGCACCCGAATGCCACGGAAACGCGTATTACCAAAGCTTTTCGCAGCGCGGCGTTAAAATGGCATCCAGGAAAGAAAACACCTGGAAATATCGACCATGCCTATCGCACCCTGTCAAACCGTACAAAAAGAACTGAATATGATGCATCCAG AGGTTCAGGCCGcggaacattttttaaaagcacATTTTTCTTTACCGGCATcggcattggcattggcattgttgctgttgctggatATCTAACGTACAAACGTTGCCGAAGCGGAAACTTAGAAGAAATAGCCAAGGCAGCTTCTGAATTGAAGGGAAAAATAAGTCAAGCTACAATGGAAAAAACTATGGCTATCCTAAATTGGGCTTTTAAATGGAAGGATTCCGATGCTGCATCCGCTTTAGGATCTCAACTAGCTTCGACAGCTAGTACTGTGGGAAAAATAAGTCAAGCTGTAAtggaaaaaactataaataaggCTTCTGAATTAAAGGCTTCTGATGCTGCATCCGCTTTAGGATCTCAACTAGCTTCGACAGCTAGTACTGTGGGAAAAATAAGTCAAGCTGCAAtggaaaaaactataaataaggCTTCTGAATTAAAGGCTTCCGATGCTGCATCCTCTTTAGGATCTCAACTAGCTTCGTCCGCTAGTACTGTGGCCAGTGCATCCAATGATGTCTTGTCGAAAGTGACAAAGTGGTTCCAGAATTAA